The stretch of DNA ATTTTCATAGCTAGAATAGGTCTCTGGAGTTACGGTCTTTTTTTGCTGCAGCTAGAGCAAAGTACGAGTACTACCCTTGCTTTGTGGACATCGTGACAGCTGAACCCGAATTGAAGGAATTGAAAGATGACTTAAACCCAATTTTCCAACAATTTGGTCCACCTTTGTAAGTTGGTTATCACTATCTCATCTGTCTTTGGAAAAATGGGTTTTTGAGTTAAAACTAAAGGTGGTGTAATGTTTGATCACTGGCATCGAGCTTGGGGAACCATTTAAATGCACCTCACCAATGGGTCAGTTTCCAATCAGTTTCCACATCGCTTCCCCCATATTGTGACTTTGATGTGGTGTCAGAGTTTTATGCTGAAATATCAGATGGCAAGAGCTAAAGTTCCTTATTTGCTATTTTGAGGTGAAAATAATGAGGTATTGCTACAGCTTGATGTAATTGTATGCTGTCGGTAGTCTATGAATATAATGCAGTATTTGTTACTCTTGACTGCGACTGACCTGTCTCAGTAGCGACTTGAAAATCTGTCCCTTTCATTCTTGTGAGCACCTTGTTGGGTGCAATAATCACCATCACACTTTGAATTGGTTAGATTGGTTCaactttattaattttaaatggtATTAAACTCCCAGATTCGTAGTTGCTTCATCTTCAATCATGTTCATCGAaattggaatgaaaaaaaatcTTTAGTATGCTTTCGGGCTCTTTTGCAAACTTTCTTTAATCTATTTATTGTGTGGAATTGTAGGATGTTTCAGGTAATGCGTAGTGAGACGAGTCTTAACACGGAGGTTGAAGGAATTCCTCGATTTGTAATTCAGCTGAGGATGAAGATGGGACTACCTGGCACTGACAAGAGGTACCAAAGTTTAATCAAGGTCTTGAGCGGCAATTCATGGACTAAACTGGCTCGCAATGTTCACCAGATAGATAGTACACAGTTGTTTATTCATAAACACTGTCCGGGGGTTGGATTCGGCATCGAGCTCTCGAGTAAGCAATGTTATGTCTTATTGATATCGGTCATTACTGATTAGCTTGTAAGTTACTGTCTGGtttgtaaacaaatttttgaCTGGTTAACTAAGAAACACATTGTTTCTGCCAATAATTTGTTAGTACAGAAGTTGTCTAACCTTTGTtaccattttttttaatttcttctgcttaaaaatttttttttgtaggCTAAatattagagttgccccgattttggtatcggaatcggtatcggtgccgatatgagtgtcaagtatctgaatcggtatcggccgatcttttcttaaacaatctgaaccttccgatactttttacagatcaaccatttagcagaaaactgtattttagcctgctatactaataaaaaatcatcagctgtaagcttcttacttttacttaatgaatttcaggcttgccacacaatttatttcatgtctatagcctgatcaacacagcgaaggaaactttttagccagaacgtaaacaaaaagtgtggtatttcccaattacagcgataggttttattgcaagcaatcatgaacaagataacaaaaatgggaaacaagaacgcagtgtaatatttctatttattagcattacgaaagtaatttaaacagtcgacgcataaagttatctatcactctcttgatcctgacgatacaatggatcgtttgtattgtacaaaaaacggtaaccccagtggcgtatcggtatgtagcctgtcctccaacatctgttgcaagggaatcccccttcagtacgcttggctacattgataatgatggaagaaagagacgtcttactgagataattgaatcactaacggtttttaaaagaaacattgatttgctctaaacttgtacaggcacagcagttcatccaacaatagaagagggacttcattatcacagatagaactgtaccactaacagtaattacctttatttacaaattacaagaaacatggactgttttgttactacatgcacggtatgtcagtatgtgaatatgtatatatttttttccataaatgcaaacaaataaatacaataatattcatgttttctttgcattatgtttgtatttgcataataaaatgagctactatctatgcaacacaaaagatctgaatcggattatttttcaattaggatcggtatatcggatcggtatctgaatcggctggcgaatttagaatcggggcatctctactaaatattttaaagtctgTACAGTATAGTACACAGTATATAATTTGCGTTTTCACCGGTCTGTGCAGGTCATGGGATTTCTTGAAATCGCATttctatataaatttttattcaagGTTGAcgtacaacaaaattcacataacagtcatttggtatcaaaagattcatcatgttttactctgctgtgttttaggtgcaaaatatgtggaaatgtgattacaagctcataaaagctcaaaaacgagcaGTTAATCAGTTAAcagtaggttggaatccctttatttcgacgACGTACTCAACTTGACGTGGGTATTATTTTGACATGTGAATTTATCACATGAAATAGAAggccaataaaataaaaataaaacaaagttaattacaaaaaacaccaaaatacacaaatatacaaacataaaatacatttgCAAACATATGTTTTCTTTCTCACATAATGAACCGCAGTTAATCACAAGTACAAATTTTCAGATCAGATAAACTACGCCCGTACTAATAAGTGAATTCTATGGTTTAAAATACTGGGACTAAAGTTGATATATAAACTTGTTAAGTTGATATATAAACTGACAGCCAATCAATATAACTTCAACttacttattatatataaaatattatattattatgttatattatatataaaatatattattattttatgttatatataaaatattatattattattttatattatatataaaatattatatcattattttatgttatatataaaatattatattattattttatattatatataaaatattatattattattttatattatattatatataaaatattatattattattttatattatatataaaatattatattattattttatattatatataaaatattatattattattttatattatatattaaatattatattattattttatattatatattaaatattgtattattattttatattatatattaaatattatattattattttatattatatattaaatattatattattattttatattatatattaaatattatattattattttatattatatattaaatattatattattattatatattaaataataatataatatgtttagaTAGAAGTTTTAAGTGTTCTGATGTTAAAATCTGGTGATAAAATTTGGCTCATACCTATGCAACGAAAAATTAGTTTCTGTTTCGCGAATTTTCATTTATAGTGGGAGGTTCCACTTCCCATTAGCCATGAAAAGTGAGGGATTATACAGAGAGTGACAAGCAGCTCGTTGTTTGTTATTACATCTCCAGCTGTTGTTTTTAGGTATCAGTAGCTGTGTGAGGATTATACTGACATCCAACCAACAGGAGAACTTTCAGTTGCTCAAGGACTTTTATACTCAATTTCTCGACTGCGTTTCACAGAATGTGAGTTATCTTTTCACGTTCATTGATTTTTGTAGTTTCTGTTCAACTCTTTCCAACttgctaccaaattaatttatttacaagatataattacatatttagTCAAACCTGAGAATTGTCTCAACTGTTGAACTAGACAGtctatagaaaatattttgatgccAAATTAATCAGCATACAGTTTTGCATCAGATGAGACCATGAAAGATGTCgtaaatgtgttgcagaatgagctaGGACACTTTTTCGGCCATTTTTAATACAGCTGGGAGCTTGTCCGAGACGGACAgttcatcaatattattacaccttgtggcattattattactattactgctaaaaataaaataaccacTTTCACTAGTACatttgttcaataaaaatcaccCAAAGTCGATCAATCTACAAATAATTGAAATCGTAGCTGTAATGAGTCTAACATGGTTGGTCATTGCTAagaaaatatagcaataaaaaattaagcTTTTTGCAAAATGAAACTGCACGCAGAATGGGCTGCaaacatattactataattggCTCAACATCTGCAAATATGTGTTTCCTTTCATTTAAGTACAGATACGATAGGCTCATTCGTtgactactcactaatcagaaatgtTGTGTACGAAGCCTACTAAAGCCACACAGCCTTTTGTGCCGAGTGGCACAGACCTCTTACGTGTACAAAGACTTGAGGCAAATGAGCTTTCAAAGTTATTCTACTGTAATTAGGTCACAAGGTAGTATGACTCCAACTATTGAGGTACAGAATCTAACTTTAAAATAAGTGTCATTAAAGTTGAACTTAGACAAtattttagtaggttttatcttattctaacatttttctattttctgCCTTTTGTTGGACTTCAAATAGTGAATTAATTTATGGCACTTTTTcgttgttttaaaaaaattattagtagtaaaaAGAATCGGTCAAAATTTTTTGTGTTCTTTTTGGGGGGATAGACTGTTCTTCATGGTATCCTTCCTTCATTGTATCTCTGTGCCAAGAATTTTTATTCAATCTCTAAACATTAAACTACAGAAGAATTCGGTAATCATTTTATAGCGTTTGAACTGTGATCAAGTTGTTTGGTTTAacattgaaacatcctggcagtcagatcacttcaatcaccaaaaacaatcacaactgatagaaaaatactgatactttctgataagattctcaaaattttatgcaagttcatctttaagctagtataattagttattgttattaaaattaatttaagaaagattcattttattttgaagagccataaacatataacatatatataaaatgctataaaatagcattagtatattatatagatatcgatgctattttattaacattgttttgttaaatggtcataaaataattaaaattattttgctatataaaaaatgttatgttatataacatataatataacattatttaGCATTTTTTGCTTGAAACGACTGTAAAATCATTTACTGCTAAGCTAGCTTTTTCCTTTGTATTTGGAGTTTGTACTCAACAagtcataaaaatatgttcaagtTGTGCAAACTATCGTGCTAATGATTGGAGGTGGCTTCTAGAAAATCAAAGAGCTATTATTTGATACGCTTTTCTTTCAAGAAAGCTTTTGACATAAGTTACGTTTTACCATTTCAAGGATAGAGGCAAATACACATTTGCTATGAGTGAACACTGCGAGCTAGAGATGAGGCATGTTGATGCGGCTGTGACACCAGCTTGTCCTTCAAACTCTCTCTGCTTTATTATTCCATCGCTACCAAAGATGGATTTGCCTGGCCCTACTCCAGCTGGATGGTACTGTACTGATGACCCTGATGGTAACAAAGTGCATATTAAGTCAGCCCAGTAACATTCTCCTTAGATATAGACTATATAGTCAAAGAAAGCTGGTGATATGATAGCAGTATAAGTGTGCATTACATGCTAGTGGGATATGAATATGGACGTAGAATTGCAACGACTACTTGTATTTTTTTTCTCTCAGCTGCAGGCATTCTTCGAGAATTCTTCTGGTATTTTTGCAAGCGCAGTTTGAAGAATGTATGTAAGTAAATACATGAAACATTAAGTTGTAGAAACTAAAACCAGTAATCCACAAGCTATTATACGTTCATTTTTCTAGACATCTATTTATGCTAGTTCTTCACTTTTTTCACAAGTCAtgttttttatctattttttgcCTAAAATGTTTTCCTATTTTCTGAATATTGGTTCTTCGTATGGCCATACGGACTTTAATATCACTCCATATCAtgtcaattgtttttaaaattcacCTTTTAAAAGTTGGTGAGTCTTCCAAATTTTAGCTCCTGCTTAAATAGAGATTGGTATACATTATATCCTCAAAATCTGCATAAGCTGCTTTTATATTGATAGTCTTTGATTTAAGATTATTGTAAAGTGggtataaaaatgtttactatagtaagagccatgttcatctgtctgtcaCCACGCTTAGAGCGTCAGGAAAAAATTACCTCGCACAGGAATCAAACCTAGGGCATCAGGTTCAAAGGCAAGCATACTACTACTGCACCACTCAGTCACTTAACTCTTCACTGGATAATTATCCAAATAGTGTTTACTCATGCCAATCTCTCAC from Watersipora subatra chromosome 2, tzWatSuba1.1, whole genome shotgun sequence encodes:
- the LOC137387125 gene encoding uncharacterized protein isoform X1 is translated as MISTSMENETDIFNLHLEELPQHFQTFTLNAIIELESHSSFSAEVLNALSPLPEPEIVVATAGITSAAPSKDEADGISRPIVQSFPREHLPLTSTEESKPINTSTYIPRAKYEYYPCFVDIVTAEPELKELKDDLNPIFQQFGPPLMFQVMRSETSLNTEVEGIPRFVIQLRMKMGLPGTDKRYQSLIKVLSGNSWTKLARNVHQIDSTQLFIHKHCPGVGFGIELSSISSCVRIILTSNQQENFQLLKDFYTQFLDCVSQNEDRGKYTFAMSEHCELEMRHVDAAVTPACPSNSLCFIIPSLPKMDLPGPTPAGWYCTDDPDGNKVHIKSAQ
- the LOC137387125 gene encoding uncharacterized protein isoform X2; its protein translation is MENETDIFNLHLEELPQHFQTFTLNAIIELESHSSFSAEVLNALSPLPEPEIVVATAGITSAAPSKDEADGISRPIVQSFPREHLPLTSTEESKPINTSTYIPRAKYEYYPCFVDIVTAEPELKELKDDLNPIFQQFGPPLMFQVMRSETSLNTEVEGIPRFVIQLRMKMGLPGTDKRYQSLIKVLSGNSWTKLARNVHQIDSTQLFIHKHCPGVGFGIELSSISSCVRIILTSNQQENFQLLKDFYTQFLDCVSQNEDRGKYTFAMSEHCELEMRHVDAAVTPACPSNSLCFIIPSLPKMDLPGPTPAGWYCTDDPDGNKVHIKSAQ